agactATGACATGTGAGCAACAACTGGGGGATTGTTTGAGGACCACTCTATAgtcgcaggaaggtagagcgttAGAGGGTTCCAAATGTATCTAATAGCAACTCTGTATGGGAATGTGCCTAATTTCAACTACTGATATAATGTAACTTGAGTACAAGTGACCCACCTCTCAATGCTGAGACTGGCTCTTGTGGCGCTGTTTAGAATAGCAGTCAAAGCAATCTGGGAGGGAGAAAATAGCAGCCCTGCGTCTGTCATTGTTGCCTGTGTCAGAAAGTCATCAGCACTCTTCCTCAGTGACTCTGGGTTCTCCAGGGTAGGGAATCTTGTCTGAAAATGAAAGGTAAGAGCACTCAAACATTTTAAGAGAAAAGACTAATGGTAATGTGAAAGTGAACTGCTCTCCACAAGTCCACCCACCTTGAGGTCAATAAGCAGGCCCTCCATGGGTCTGTAGGGGTTGTGGACCACAAGATGGAAATTTAGCTGTTGGATTAGCAGCAGCTCATATTCCAGGATTTGCTCCAGGACCCGTTCCTGTCCTGCTGGAGTCTCCTGTTGAAGGTTGCCCACAAACTGGGTGCTGGACACATTGAACTCATCCACTTTACAGGATAAGTATACACATGTCAGCCTAAAATAGAAAGGTGAGTTTGAAATACGTTGCatactaaaaaactaaaaggatgcagaaaacagtgtttgtttacagcacatctgagccgtgcattaaaaaaaacccactttatGGCAATCGAGTCAATGTGCAATTTCGCCCGCTTTAAATCCTTCTGAAAATTCAGGACAGAGCAAGTACATAATTCACACTTTGTACTAGGTTTCTCAAAGGACCAGATGAAAGATATTAATGACTAAGCATTGTGAATATACTACCACTACACTGTACAAAGCACTGCTTTTTCTGATTGTACATTCCCATTAAAAATTGTATATTGCTGCTTAGTTTTGCCATGATCAGCTCTACTCACATAATAATCCTAGGGTGGAACTCCATAATAGAGTTGTTCAGGTAGAATCTTCTGAAGTACATGATGGCCGTACCCTGAACAGGTCAGACACAAATGGTTCACATGTTTACAGCCACTGAGGTCACACTGCACCGGTAAAGATtgagaaaaaacactttttgtgcATACCACCACAGACTTGGGCATTGCAGGCTTAAAAGCGTTGCAGAAGTCCAGCATCCTCTTCTCATAGTGTCTCAACAAAACGTCTTCCTCATGGCGCTCCAAGAACATGGTCTCGCTCACCCCATGCTGAGTAACACGGGGAGATGGAAGGAGGCAAACTGTCAActgtatttttagttatttcatAGTTTTCTATGTACCACGCATAACTTACCTTCCCACTTTCTAGTATCTTGTTGCGGAATTTCTGGTTGGCCTTGCGTCTCATATGCTCTAGTTCGTCTTCGCTTTTGAAAATCCAGTATTTTCTCTGTGAGCTGTTGTGGAACATGACTTCTTTTGCGGGTAAATGACAgctaaaatgtccaaaaacagtGGGAGAAAACAATTACAAGAATGCAAGAGGACACGGATTAGTAACGTGATAAGTTACTGATCATAGTCTGAAAGGTTTGCAGTAACTTACAtgtttatgtataaaaataCGTTAGTCCATCCACGACAGAGAATAGTAGTTAGCAACAGCCTGTTTGATTTCAAAACACTGATATAAAAAGGAAGAGCGTCGCCTCTGCTTTACATCACCGTCGTCGGCATTTGATGACGTATGTGCTACCGTAATTGCAGACAGCGCAAGGACATTCTCTCTCACGCTCACGCagaggcacgcacacacacacacacacacacacacacacacacacacacacgcaaagtctaagaaaagcatatttttttgGCTATTTTATTGATTACACCTTAGAAATACATCAGAAATACCCAATCTAAAATGAAATATCTCACTTTGTTGAACGAGATTGTATACGCCTTGGCAGAAGACACCGATTCATTCATtacaaacatgatttaaaataagctaaataaacaattaaaataccAACCTAGCTGGCTGAAATACAGCCcggtaaaaataacattaagtgATAATTATACCTAATGTACTTAAGGTCACCAATAAATATTTCACAGACTGTGCTTGTTTTCCTTAGTcgtgaggcttttttttttgtctgcgcGTCAACAATTCGCACACAGGTGTGCAAATACTCCTTTATGGAGTTATACACAACAACCAAAACCaattatgaattttttttcgttttctttattcctttatttattttctgactaCTTTTAAACTTCACGATAACTGAGCTGTTTCATGACTATGTTGCTCAAATGCCTGGATTTGGATCATTTCAAATGGAAAAGCATAACAGAAATTGAATCACACAGTATGTTTAGACGGAGACACTCAACCCCCACCAGTGTTTCTGTATACCGTAATTTGCATAAACATGAGTAATGTATGAATAATAAATGCCCGTGCATTCAGCGGGAGCCGGTAATTTGCATATCACCACAGCTACAGTTTTATTTCCTTAGTGCAGCGTTATCATGAAGTCCTTCAAGCCTGCACAACCTAAACCAGAATCAAAGAAATCTAAATCTCGCAAAGGTATGTGCTGACAACTGTCTTATTATTTGAACCTCTTTTTTACAGGCGGACAAGGCTTTTATTTCCATGTCTGGGGTCTCAGTGTGATAGGCTGGCAAAGCGCCTGGCTCTTGGAGGCTATCCATCGCTCAGTCTTACCCCGTAGATTGCATAAACATGAAGCGTCGATGCATTATTGATGAGACCACTGCAACGTTTACTGTATGTGGGCCCGCGTGCGTGCGCGCGCTGGAAGGGTGTATAAATAATGCTGCCGTGCGTGCACGAGAACGTGTGCACGTCGGTTTTGTGTTGTCACTTTAAACCAAACACCTTCCTcttgcaattttacatttctgctgtgTGGCGCAGATGgattatatttctgttttcatttcatatttgaaTAACCTAAacaagatttttcttttatttatcttgttttttattCCTATTTTTGACTTTAATGAGCCTTAGTGCAGCTTGCTGTCTTCCACAAGAAACGCTTGGATGCTATTGATAGTGAGGTAGCAAGTAAGAGTGGCtgtatatgaatgtgtgtgaggggTCAGACATGTGTGTCACTGAGTAAAACATGTGCCTACATAAACCGACAGGCAGTATTTTATGGGAAATCAGACTGATGATTTTGTTGCATCACCTGATCAGTTGAATGATCTTTGAGCCTCCCTGATCAAGTTAGTCTCATCTTCCCCGAGTAATTCTGCACTCCTGACAGTTACATTTCAGCTTCATATGAAAAGTTTTCCAGCTATGATGAATGGCTTGTAATGGCATAAAGTGAGCTAAAATTCAGGAGTTGACTGACAGACTGATGTATCATCTTGGCTGTACACAGCATTGGAAATTGATGTTGATAATATtgaggagagaggggaaaagCCTGAGCGTCAGCCTGTGGCCCACCTCTCTACTGTTTCATCTAGTTACTTTGTTGTatgaaagaaaatcatttaTAAATAACCTTGACAATgatggaaattatttttctgacCAATGAGTtctctttttttactcttttttccCTTGATAGTCCTTATTGTCGCTGCCGTGTTCCATCCTTTTGGGCTTCACACACCAACAAATGCAATTAAATCCTGATTTAAACTCCCTATATGTGCATATTAATTACTCTGCCCTCTATCGTGCACAAATGCAACCCCCCCTATCCCACATTGTGCAgtggttgccatggcaaccatGGGTGGCAGCACTGATGTCAGACACTCCTCCAAGGACACTCATGCAGGCGTTGGGTCAGGTGATATGGACTGCTGCTGGGCACCGAGTAGCACCTAACAACAAAATGGCCGCCGTGCACCTTACAATCTTTTGCCACATTGGGGAAGTGGAAGTGCCCCTGTGCATGCCTGatacctttttgttttcacgGTATATGTGTGATATGGTTGATGTGGGATCTTCTCGGTGTGATTGATGTGACCGAGACGCATCACAGAGCTGAGCTGTCTGAGCCCCTCAGAGATCAGCTGCCTGTCTGAAGAATTTAGAAATCTGTCTGGTTATTTAAGTGCATTTGAATCTGTGTGTGCCTTTGTATTTGAATGTGTCCGTACATTGGTTTCCTCAGGTTGGCATTAAGCAGCCCAGGGTTTTTCtttcccctccccctcccctccagaCACTCAACACTCCcccaccatctctctctctctgtctgtctctaatTGAGCTTTGTGTCTACCTCCATCTCCATTCAAATCCAGACTCATTTGCATACTGCCGCCGTGCGCCGGACAGCTCCCCAGCTGTACAGTACAGAACTAAATGAGGAACACAGACCCACTTTACGTGACGTGAATACTAAGCAGTGAGGAGAatcattttcctctttcctgaaaATACAACCTGAGAGATGAGGAATAGAGAAGAAGGAGGCAGTTGTTTCAAATCAGTGCAAGACAGGCATTACCAGTGTGAAAGGAGATACTGATATACAGGcagagtttattatttttaataaaacaagaaattgaAGAAGGTattttgggtgtgtgttttcGGGGGGGTGATTCTACTCATATCACAATTGTTCTGCAGGAAAATACAGGATTTATCAAGCTTTATTTGTACCAGTCGGACATGAGAATTGCTCACGTTTTGCACAAATATTGCCACTCGGATTTGGGTCCAGCTGGCCCTTGGCTTCTCTTTCTCATCAGTCCTGTCAAGGCCTGATCCCGAGCTCGCTTGCACTTCACCAATGAGACTTGCTCCGCATCGAGGAATTTTAGGGACGATTTGCTTGAGTGCACGGAGAGACGtaattatgttgtatttttgaTGCACTCCAGCCACACTTAACAGAACATGTTAAGCACACCCTTAATGGGAACCTTAAAACCCCAAGGCAAATTTTCATTTCTAGTATATTGGCAGGGATTTGTGACATTTCAACTCATTTCAGGATTCAATCAAAGCCATAGCTCTAGGGAGAGCAAAAATGGCATGCTCTTTATGGCAAATCCAACTGTCCTTGGTTTGCTATATGCATACAACTTCATCCTCCACAGTCAGACCAGTGAGAATTGGATGAAATTTGATGACccattttaattttaccttGAAGACGAGTGCGgaaatctttttcattttttttacctcactgaGGTTagatggaaatgttttatttagaacacaaagtaacacatgCTTATTTGTAAATGGGTGCTATGATTTAAATCAGTGGGGAGTGAAAAACATGCATTGTGCTCCATCGTTCGAAGCACCTTGGTGTTGAGTGGAGTGTAGAAAAGGACAGACAGAGTGATTTTTAGGTGCAGCCATTCAGTTGAAAATCTAGTCCTGCACAGTGCAAAGTTCCAAGTCCTTCAAATAACCCTTTGCACATCGCTGTACAATGTCCTTGCAAATCGAAATAGCCAGTCCCTTTAGGTGTAACGTGTATGCATAATGCAACTAGAGTGATGTATGGCCAGTTTGTTGGCGTTgatctttcttctgtttttttttttttttttttgaccaaaaAGTgaagtgtgtttgcatatttcaCGTTGAATGTACTTGGGCTCTTTGTTGTGTGCCATAATGGTAtggcagatttttttcttttgaaatgtttaatttattctcAAAATATTTGTCTAATTTCTGTCATAATTGCAATGGTAGGGTTCCAATTTTGATAACAAAGTAATCATTATTACAGTGAATTGTACACAACATCTGGcctaaattttacatttaaaataaattctatttgctttacaaacacactcttaattttaaaaacaacccCCCCAAAAGTCATTACTTTTGCCCTGATTGCTACAGTttttattagtgtgtgtgtgtgtgtgtgtataagagagagacagagtgggaTAGAGAGTGAAAGGGAGGCAGAAATTCATGCATCAGTGTAAATGTGATTGCAGTGGGGGTTATGCATCTTAATCTAATTAAGAACTATGCCTGAATATAGACGAAGAATTATGAGCTTTAAAATGGGGAGGGGAACTGTGTTTGATCAAGTCAGGTTGCCCAGCAACCTAAACCATTTATTTCAGACAAAAAAGCCATCTAAGATTTAATAACCAGCTTGtctacattaaaatgcaaaggaGGCAGCCAAGCTGCTCCTGAAGGACAGCAAAAATTAGGCAGGGTATTTTCAGGACTTAAAGGTGAATTTTGTGACCTTCTGCAGTAAGTGTCTAAGAAAAAtcgacacacaaacactgcaaataaGACAAAATAAGCTTTTGAATGTACACAAGCTCGAAAACAACAGTGTGTCTGAAAATAAATTTGCATGTgcatacagtgttttttttttttcatttagaattTAGTTTATTGTGCGCACTCAAACGCGTCTAAATGCAGTCATTATGAATTTAACAGtggttattttccattttctactCACACAGGTTCACATTTTTCATGCCTCATTCATTCcaagaaacaaaactaaatatattgACAGACAAATATAataacagacaaaagaaaaatgccaaaacatatctttttcatgtttattatataaaaataacatcaCATTTAGTAcaacaaacatatacacatccacatttttaatgaataatgttttattcatatttccgttaataataataacagacctttcactgaaacatgtttttcatggATTAACCACTAGAAGGGATATTTTCTGACGGGTATTGGCTGTTGAAGTGCCCCTGCTATAATCGCTGGCACCCTCCCCTCTTTTGTTTTCCTAATTGCCACCATCCCTTTTGTTGGAGGGCATTCTTATAAGTGCATCAATCGCTGCTGGAGAGGGGCTGAAGGCTTCCTGTAGACTTCCTGTGGACTTCAACAAAAAGCCCTGTCAGGTGGATCAACCATTAGTCACCAGTCTACATTGTCTCTGACAAATCTGATGTTTAAAGTACACGCATAATTCCAAAGCACTCTGTGTGCTGCACAAATTGCAAACGTTTAATCCTGGAAATGTCATAAATGCTGGGTTGAACTTTTTTACAGAACACATGTTGGTAAGTTAAATctgatttaaacaaatgaatgcCAGTAgaaagtataataataaaaatatttaattgtttgcaatttttaagaatttaatttttttcttttaaaattctaaTTCTGAAGGCAACATTGCATTTCTGAATTTACACTACCTGATTTATATAccggatttttaactataaaataatatttattgtcatttagaAATTTTACCAATAcaggtaaataataataataataatgatacaaATTGTGTTTCCAATCATTGAACACATCtccagttttttctgtttttgtcttaatCAGAATATTACATTGTTGTATTATTAAAGTTTCTAAATGTCTAaatgacagacacacatacacactcaatcacttgtgttgatgatgtgaatTACTCTATCTTTACACTAGATGGGGTAAGAGCATCACTTAATAGGTTTAATAGAAACTGTGCATTGGCTCCGCGTACATCTGCAAATACCATTTTCTTGatgaaaatgtacttaaaaattTTGTTTAGAAATCCAAGGTCTTGCTGAGGTCTGAAGTTACATCACCTCAGCAAGTTGTGCATGTGTTAAATCTCTGAAGGAAGCGTTTGAGTTTCATAGCTGAATCGGAGCCTCTGCTGTATACAGCAATTTGTGCAAGGCTGCAGTGGTGCTTGTGTGTAACTAGTATTTGTATTAAACAATATAACttcctaaaaaacaaattttttgttcagtgcaataaatgtttgaatctgttttagatttcattttgttcattttccatGCATTCAGACTCTCAaaattgtgtttcctttcaACTCATAAAGTTTTTCACTGTCTTTCTCCTTTCCCAGCACCCTTGCTTGCCCCCTTCATACATTCATTTGAGAGTAGCATATCATTAGCTCATGGTTGTGTTATGGCCCACTGTTGTTTGTCCCAGCACAGCTCCTCAGTGTGTCTGAATTGGCAtgggaaaaagaagaggaaagcttAACCGCCAGAACTGTGAGGCTCTGTGAAGATGACAAGTAGCTCCTTGATTAACCCATAGGCTGGCTGAGCGTACCCACACTTTGCCTGTGTTCCTTATTCATTTCccttgtgcttttctttcagAAAGAGACCCAATAGGGCCCAGAAGGTGAATGTAAAGAAACGCGAGAGGACTCCCCTCCGATCAGCCTTTCAGACCCAGACAATGGGCCAGCCCACCTCTTGTACAGCTGCATTAAAACCCTTATTAAAGCTCTTCCTGTTAGCGATTGATTGAGGATGCAAagctaaaaccaacaaaaaaccACACTGCTGAGGCCTTATAATGACTGGGCCCCACCTACAAAGCACAGGCTTCAAATGATTAGtggggttttgttttcttagtaggtgtgtgagtgtgtgtttgggagtgAGTATGTATgtgttaaagaaagaaagagacagaaagaaggacAAGGCTAGGGACAAAAGGTTGTCTAACCATACTAGGATGTTTTTAGACAGATAGCTGTAATTAATCAGTGGGCcttatctttaaaaaaaggtgcaagactttttcttctttctttctctctttctttctttctttctttctttctttctttctttctttctttctttctttctttctgtttactTTAAATTGATATGCAAAAACATAtgtaattcaattaaattctaCTACATTGTCAGAAtctgtataaaatataatagaaatgaaaaggaaaaaatacagaAGTGCAAAATATGTGTGCTTTTAAATATGCATATGTGAACTCAATTGCCGAAACCTAATAAATACTCCATATTTTAAATGGTCAGTGTATTTTTCTTTACCCGTAGTAATCCACAACATGGTGTCATCTAtattattgtggaaaaaaatcttCTCTCATCTGCTTGAAATGTCCTAAAACTTTCATATGCTTATCCCAATCATTTTTCCagcatggattttttttaacactcttGTCATTGTTATGTAAACAGGCTGTTTTGCATGTTAATCCTTTTATGAAAGAATGTTACAGGGACACATGACAATATGGGAAATGATTTGTAGAGGAGACACTGAGAAGACTTTAACAATATGCATATGCAGCCTGAcaatatgcatgtgtgtctgagtgcatgtgtgtgaatttgaGAGAGAGGTTCTTCAAGGATCCATAAATATTGCATTCCTTTGTTTGATGGAtgtttgacacattttcatgtttCCTCAACAAATTTCACTgtcatatttttccttttgtcagtCATCTTCCAAACAGCAGATTCTGACAATTATCCCAGAGAAACTCCTGATCAAAACCACCTTATTCCGTCTGCTGCTCAGCTCGATCACACTCGGATTCTGCATCACACTTTTCTTCCTCTAGCACAATCTTTATTTGATTCCAGCTCTGCATACTGCAACACTCATCAgttcaaatgcaaaattttcatttacaaagtgtttgtgtcatctatatttcacacattttgtaATGTCTGTTTGTTGATGCTCAGCACATTTATTACAGTGTTGCAGCAGAGTGATTGTCGTAtttcttctctctgtactgTAACGTAGCAGCtaattttcagtttcagcagaGGAGGACATGGTGCATTTGATTTATTGCGGGTGACTAAATGATGGACTTGTGAGCAAAATTATGgtgataatgttttgttttttttaactaattaaaaacacatttttctaatgGTTGACCGGGTAACAGTCAGGTATGAATTTGATTTGGAGAATTTTCATGTGCTGTCTGTAGTAAAGTATGTGCAACAcatatcaaatcaaatttatttttttgctcataCTTTTTCATGTCAAGGCTAATTCTAACCTTAATCTTAACCTGTGGGATTTTCTACAAAataatcacattcacacattgaaaaaaaacaacaacattttattcaGGCAGTCATGGAGTGTTTGAATagcagaagagagaaaaatagagaCAGACAGGTAGAGGAAGGCACTTAGGAGGCCCACGGGCTGCAGTGAGGGTCCTGGGTGGATTAGCTCTGGGGCTCCAAAACAATCGTCACATCCCACACGTTTATCAGAATAGGGTTAGCAAACCACACTGTGTCTCCATCTTCACTACCCCAGtatacacacagatgcacacacaacTGTCCTAATCACTTCAGGGGACATTACATAGTCTTCTATTCATTCCCTGTAGATTTACTCTAAGTTAAACCCAAGTCTTCATCCTAATATGTAATGACTTATGATATAGGGACTTTCTTTTTACCCCCACGACCTGAGCTAACgcgtcacaaacacacatacactcacacatttacattgCAAGCCTTTTAGCCTTTTTAACTTCTCTCCTGTGCACCTCTTCCACCCACTCTACTGTTTCCCACAGACGATCAAACTACGTGACTCCACCTCCTGGCATGTATACGAATCATAATAACCTTCGAGTCTTAGATTTTTTCAAGGGCATAATTGTTACATATTTACGGCATGAAACAAGTTGGCACTGCAGAATACGAGAAGATACACAGGAAAAAGATTTTAGAGATCTAAAAGGTATTAGTAGAATGTCTTAAATAGTGAAGTATCACATAAACTTTAATATCTCCAATAtggtgaagaaaaacacagtatgattttttaaaaataaatccatggGTTCTTGCAACGTAAACCGTTTgcatctctgtttttttgtatttgatatATTGTATGGTCAGGGAATTTTATTTAGTGTGGGGCCTTGAGAAAATTCCCTCTAAGATGTCGATCGCTTTCTTATTTGCACATTGTACAAAGCCTTACTCCTTGGAACTTTTTGATTATAGAAATGGACAGACAGTAAGGGGGATAAGATGAGCTGTCTGTTGATTAATCCCTCTTCGTTTCTTGCTGGATTCTAACAATGTCTGCACCAAGCCCTTGCAGTGAAAAGCTGCAACATACTGATTCTATGTTCTCTTGTGCTGCATTCATCTCCCTAATTTATTATAGATAGGACACGGTGTTACTTTTGCCTGGGTTTTACATGAGTTTTGTAGTGGGtcagaaataaataagaaacataTGGATAGGAACCATcaattttatactttttttgaTAAAGAAAGAATTTGCTTTTTGACAGGCATTCAtctaaaaatacagagaaattattaaaataaatctgaaaatcaatgtaaagataaaacaaagggaaaacattGTGCtaggtgtcttttttttcatgccCTACAACAACCAGCAAGATTGGCATCCTGGACACAACACCTGTCCTCAGCTCCAACCCCACTCTTGTCCTTACCCCCACCAGCCCGTTCCCAACAAACTGTGGTTCTCAGCTGCACAAAACCAGCACATTGTCACACACTTGACCCACTAGGTCATAGAAGCCGATGACGGGCGGTGTGTACCATCAAACACACATCAGTGTGAAGAACTGCCAGATTGTCAGTAACTCTTCTCATCCAAGCCTAAatatccacatacacacaaacacacacatgcaggaagCCTCAATATCCTTATCTGTCTGACCCCAGTGGATGTGGATCAGTGCAGCGGCACTGGCACTGGCACTCAGGCTCTGGCGTGCCAACACGTCTGATGTCAATGAAGTGATGCTTTGAATTAAAAGTGCGTTTGACGCTAAAAAGGAGCTAACCTGATTTGACTGGCTAATGTGATTTGAGTGGGCTCAGACAGAGATAGAGTGCTACAGTGTAGGGGGCGAAATGGATCTCTGCCAGCTG
This window of the Channa argus isolate prfri chromosome 11, Channa argus male v1.0, whole genome shotgun sequence genome carries:
- the ccnh gene encoding cyclin-H — encoded protein: MFHNSSQRKYWIFKSEDELEHMRRKANQKFRNKILESGKHGVSETMFLERHEEDVLLRHYEKRMLDFCNAFKPAMPKSVVGTAIMYFRRFYLNNSIMEFHPRIIMLTCVYLSCKVDEFNVSSTQFVGNLQQETPAGQERVLEQILEYELLLIQQLNFHLVVHNPYRPMEGLLIDLKTRFPTLENPESLRKSADDFLTQATMTDAGLLFSPSQIALTAILNSATRASLSIESYLTECLALRDDKETLSKMYDSMRRMKTLLKKYEFPKLDVVNVYKQKLERIHVEFTISSNKRKRGYEDDGHVAKEPRLTEEEWTDEDLM